TGATTTTATATATGTTGTTTTTTGGAGTTGCTAGTGTTGGAATAGAAACTCTTAAAACTGTGGCTGAAACCTCACAAGCTGGAGGTGAAGTTGTTATTGATGAAAATGCACCATTTTATTTTGTATGGCTTACGTATTTTATAGTTTTTTTATTTAAGTACTCTATTACTTCTTGGATTGCTGGATTTTTATTTTATAGTGTTGGAGCTATTTTTGTTTTTCATTTAAGTATTGTATTAACTTTGGTTATTATTGGTTTTTTAACACCTTTTGTTGTGAAATATTTAAATGAAACTAGTTATAAAAACTTAAATTTAAAACCATATGGAACTATTTTAGGAGCATTTTGGGTATTTTTGAAAGCATTTTTTATGATGATTTTATTATATATTTTGTTTATTCCTTTGTATTTTATTCCACTTATAAATTTTATAGCTCTTTATCTTCCTTTGTACTATTTTTTCCACAAAATGTTAAATTATGATGTATCTTCAACTATTTTAAGTAAAGAAGAGTATGAAAAAATTTACTCTAAATCTTGTAGTGCTTTTAGAGTTAGAACACTTCTTTTATATTTTATTTCTACTATCCCTTTTGTTACACTTTTTGTCTCAATTTTTTATATTATTTTTTTATCACATGCTTATTTTATAGAGCTAGAGAAACTTCAAAAAATAGAAAATAAAGATATAAAAGAGGATATTTAGTTTTGGAAAATATAACAAAAGCAATAATAAAATCAAATATTGAAATAGCAAAATATATAAAAAATAGTTTAAAAGAAGATGATTTCAGATATACAAAACAGATTGGATATGGCGGGGATAATTCATTAAAAATTGATATTTTTTTTGAAGATATATTTATAAAAAATCTAAAAGATTTTGGAAATATTTTTAGTGAAGAGTGTGGATTTATTGATAATAAAAAAGATATTACATTTATAATAGACCCTCTTGATGGAAGTAATAATTTTTTGTCAAATATTCCATATTTTGGCACTTCGGTTGCAGTTAAAAAAAATGGTGAAATTATTGCTGGTTTTGTAGCAAATATGGCAAACAAAACTTTAGTTTATAGAATTTTGGATGACGAGGTAAAATATTTTTGTTTGGAAAATAGAAAAGAGATACAAAAAATAGTTCATAATATTTCAAAAGTTGCAGTTTTTGAAAGAGGATATAAATATCCAAATATTTGTAAAAATATAGATGATAAAAATATAAAGTTTAGAGTTCTTGGTGCAACAGCACTATCTTTGGCAAATGCGAGAGATTTTTTGTTTGTGATTTTCAAAGGAGATTTAAGAGAGTTTGATTTAGAAGCTGGACTTTTTATAAGTAAAGATTTATATATAAAAAAAGAAGAAGATATTATATTTGTTACAAAATATAAAGAACAATTTTCAATATTTAAAGAAATTATTAAAGATTTTTAGGTATAACTCCAGATTAATAAAAAAATTAGGAAAATTATATGGCTTTAATAATTATGGACGAATGTATTGCATGTGACGCTTGTAGGGAAGAGTGTCCAAATATGGCGATTGAAGAGGGTGATCCAATTTATGTAATTGATGCTGATCGTTGTACAGAGTGTGTTGGGCACTATGAAGAACCTCAGTGTGTAGAGGTTTGTCCAGTTGACTGTATTATTTTGGATCCAGATAATGAAGAGACACTAGAAGAGCTAAAATTCAAGTATGAACAGTTAATGGAAGAAGAAAACTAAAATGTCGAAAATTACAACAGTCATCGATATTGGCTCAAATTCAATGCGGATGGTTGTTTTAGAAAAATCTAGCCGTTTTGCTTTTTCTTTAATAAATGAGACAAAAAGTAGAGTAAAAATTTCTGAAGGTTGCTATGAAAATGGTGGGAACCTTCAAGAAATTCCTATGGAAAGAGCTTATCAATCTTTAAAATCTTTTTTAAATATTTCAAATGCTTTAAAATCAAGAAAAGTTTTGTGTGTGGCAACTTCTGCTTTAAGAGACGCTCCAAATTCAAAAGTTTTTTTAAATAGAGTTAAAAATGATTTGGGATTGAGTATAAAAGTAATTGATGGAGAAAAAGAGTCTTATTTTGGTGGTGTTGCTACTTCAAATTTACTTCATGATGATGAGTTTATAACTATTGATATTGGTGGGGGAAGTACAGAATTTTGTTTTGTAAAAGATAAAAAAATCTTAAAATCAATATCTTTAAATATTGGAACTGTAAGAATAAAAGAGTTGTATTTTAATAAAAACAATATCAAAGGTGCAAAAGATTATATTTTAGAGAACTTAAAAAAAGTTTTTGAACAAAATATTGATATTCCTTCAAAAGCTGTTGGAATTGGTGGAAGTATTAGAACTTTATCAAAAATGATTATGGATAAAAATGAGTATCCATTAGATGCAATTCATGGGTTTACATATAATGTAAAAGCAGAAAAAAAACTTTTTGAAAATATTTTAAAAGCAGATACAAATGATGAACTTCAAGAATTAGGGGTTAAAAAAGATAGATTTGATACTATAAAAGAGGGTACATTTATTTTTAAAACTATTCTTGATGAGTTGGATATAAAAGAGGTTGTAACTTCTGGAGTAGGTGTGAGAGAAGGAGTTTATCTTACAGATTTACTAAGAAATTCAAATCATAGATTTCCAAATAATTTTAATGTAAGTGTAAAAAGTTTATTAGATAGATTTGAATTAAATGAGAAACAGAGTGCTTATTTTGGGAATAATGCAAAAAAGATATTTGAAGTTTTAAAACCTCTTCACAATCTTGATGATAAATTTAAAGAGCTTTTAGTTGTATCTTCAAAACTTCACTCAGTTGGTTCTAGTTTGAATTTTTATAAGAAAAATGACAATGCTTTTGAGTTTATTTTAAATGGTTTAAATTATGATTTTCAGCATACTTCAAGAGTTATAGTTGCTCATACAATAAAGTTTTCAAAAAAATCTTTACCAAAGCAGAGTGATATAGAAGAGTATAAAGAGTTATTACCAAATTTGGAAACTATGCAGTGGCTTTCATTTATGATTGCTCTAAATATTGCTGTAAATACTGATTTTTCTTGTCCAAAAGTAAACTATATTTTAGATGATGATATTTTACGATTAAAGCTTCCAAATAGATCATTTTTAATAAATTCATATATTGAAAAACTAGAGCTTCCAAAAGATTTATCCTTAGAGATTTTATAGTGCAAAAAATAGCTATTATAAAGCTATCTGCTATGGGTGATATTATTCACTCAATGGTTGCTTTACAGTTTATAAAAATAAAATATCCAAATATCCAAATTGATTGGTTTGTAGAAGATGCTTTTTCTAAAGTTTTAGAAAATAATCCAGATATAAAAAATATAATCAAACTAAATTTAAAATCTATTAAAAACTCAAAAAAAGAGATTTTAACTCAATTAAAACTTGTAAAAAGCTTTAAAAATAGAGATTATGATTTAATCATAGATGCTCAAGGTTTAATAAAATCAGCAATAGTTGCTAGATTTTTAGGTAAAAACAGAGTTGGTTTTTGTAAAAACTCAACAAGAGAAGGATTTGCAAGTTTTTTTTATAATAAAAAAGTATCAATATCTTATGATAAAAATGTTATAGATAGAAACTGCTATTTATTTTCAAAAGCACTTAATTTTGAGATTTCAAAAGATGATATTCTAAATAAAAAACCTTTTTTATTTTTTAAAAATGAAGATGAAAAAGTTTATCAATATTTAAATGAAACTAGAAAAAATATTCTTCTTGTAGTTGGTGCTAGCTGGAAGAGTAAAATGTATTCTAAAGAGAAGTTTGTTAAAATAGTACAAAATTTAAAAGAGAATTTTTTTATTGCTTGGGGAAATGAAGAAGAAAAAGAGATAGCAGAGTTTATTTGTGATAATTCAGATGCTATTGTTTTACCAAAGATAGATTTAAATACATTAAAAGCGTTAATAAGTAGAGTTGATTTAGTAATTGGAAATGATACAGGACCCACGCATATGGCTTGGGCTTTAAATGTCCCATCAATAACAATTTTTGGAAATACTCCAGCTTATAGAAATGCTTATGAAACAAAAATTAATAAAAGTGTAGAGTCTTCTTCTGTTGTAAATCCTTTTAAGTTGGATAAAAAAGATTTTTCAATCAAGATGGTTGATGAAAATATTATTATAGATATGGCAAAGGAGCTTTTAAGTGTACAGAAAAATTAAAGATTATTTTAGACTCTTTTTATATAACACATTTCTTTTTTTATTTTTAATAACTCCTAAAATTCTTATGAAATATATTTTGAAATTTTTTGCATTTTTTGCATTTAAATTTAATAAAAAACATATAAAAGTAGCACGTGCAAACTTAGATTTTGTGTATGGAAATAGTATAAGTGAAGATAGAAAAAACCAGATTATTTATAACTCTTATAAATCTTTGGTTTTTAATATGTATGAATTTATTGAAAATCAAAATATAGAAAAAGAAGATTTACTAAAAAAAGCAAATATTTTAAATAAAGATATAATAGAAAATGCAATAAAAGAGAATAGAAAAATTGTTTATATTTCAGCTCATTATGGTGGTTGGGAATTAACTGTTCCATATATTGCACTTATGTTTGGTGATGTTGCAATAGTAAATAGAAGAATGAATAATCCTCATATTCAAAAAAAATATGAAAAAGCTAGAAGTAAAAATCATATTACAATGCTTGAAAAAGAGAGTGCTGCAAAGGGTATGATAAAAGCTTTTAAAGAGAATAAAACAGTTTGTGTAGTTATTGATCAATACTTAAATAGTGGAATAGATATAGAGTTTTTAGGAAAAATTACAAAAGCTACGGATTCAACTTCAAGAATTGCATTAAAATTTGATGCTGTTATTATTCCAATTTTTACTCTTTGCAATGATTTTAGAGATTGGACAATTAAGGTTTGTGAACCAATTGATGTTAAAACTTATGAGTTTAAAAGTGAAGATAAAATCAAAGAGTTGACTCAAATTCAAAATGATATTTTATCTAAGCAAATTTTAGAGAAACCAGATTTTTGGCTATGGCAACATAAGAGATTTAAAGATGTAGAAAATGATATTTATAAAAAAGAAGATTAATTGAATAGTTTTGAAGATATAGCAAAAAAAGAGTATCAAAAATCAAATAATGATATTTTCCCTTTTATTTTTGAAGAAAAACAGTATTGGCTAAAAAAAGCTAGAGCTACAAAACCTGATAAAATACAAAAGTTTTTTTATAAGTTCTTTCCTTTTGAACTACTTATTCCACCTATTGTAAAAAGTTCAAAAGAGGCTTTGCTTTATGAAATATCAAAGCTTGAAAAATTTAAAGAGTTAGGAATAAATGTTCCTGTTATAGCTTATAAATGTGAAGATTTTTTTGTTTTAGAAGATAGTGGAAATAGTGTAAATGCTTATTTAAGAAGTAAAGATATAAGCGAAGATAGATTTTACTTTTTTGTAGATAAATTGATATTTGAACTATCTAAAATTCATAATTTTTCACAATTTCATGGTGGAAGTCAACTAAGAAATTTTACTTTCAAAGATGACAAAGTTTTTGTTTTAGATTTTGAAGAGAGTTTTGAGACGGATGTAGATATTAAAACTTTACAATATAGAGATTTTTTGTTATTTTTGTTATCATTTATAAAAATAAAAGAAACTAATTTTAAAATAGATTATGAAAAGATAATTAATAAATATTGCGAACTTACAAACAATATTGAATTTAAACAAAAATTAATAATATTTAGTAAAAAACTTCGATTTTTTTTATGGCTTTATGAAAAAGATTTTATTAAAAAAATAGTTGGTAGTGATGTAAAATATTTTTTTGAGTTTATACAAGTATTGCGGAATTTATAAAATTAAGGGAAAAATTTGAAAAATATAAAAAAAATATTGATAATAAGATGTGGAGCTTTAGGGGATTTAGTATATTCTACATCTGTATTAGATGCATTAAGATTTGAGTTTGGAGAAGATGTAATTATTGATTATGTATCAACTCCAGCAGCTTCAAAACTTTTTGAATATGATAAGAGAGTAAATAAAATTTTTCATTTAAAACATAAAAAAATTCCAATAATTTTTAGTTCACAAAAAAAAGCTGTAATAAACTATTCGAAAAAAGAGCCTTACGATATTTTAATAAATTTTGAGATGGGTAAACAATTTAAAAGTTTAGTTGAAAAAATTGTTGCAAATAAAAAAGTTGGTTGGTTTTGTGAAGATATTAAAATTACAAAAACTCATATGGTTGAAATTTGTAAAGAGTTTTATTCAAGCATAATTTCAAAAGAGAATTTGGATAAATCATTTCCCAAAGTTTTTGGTTCACCTTATAATGAAATTAAAAATAAATTTAGCCTACCAAATGATTATATAATTGTTAGTCCAAGTAATTCACACAATAAAAAGAAAAGATTAAACTATAGAGCATGGCCTCATGAAAATTGGAAAGAGTTTTTAAATTTAGTTCCAAAAGATACTAATATTGTTTTAATTGGGGCAAAAGGTGAAGAAGATTTTTTTGAGCCCCTTAAACCTTATAATAGAAATATTATAGATTTAGTAGGAAAAATAACAATTTCCCAGATGGTTAGTGTTGTTGAAAAATCAAAGGCTTTGATTGTAACTGATACAGGAACAGCACATATAGCATCTGCTGTTAATACTGCTGTCTTTTGTCTGATTGGACCAACTCCAGCAGAACAAACTGGACCATACAAAACACCTTTTAATGAAGTTTATATTATAAGTGCAGGATTATCTTGTAGTCCTTGCTATAAAACAGATGTTATGAAAGCTTGTAAGGATAATATTTGTATGAAGAATATTAAAGCCTCAAAAGTTTTGAATTTATTAAATGAAGCTAAGATATTGTAGAATATAAGCCAAATTATTTTAGAGGGAAGATATATGAAGGGTATAATATTAGCAGGTGGAAGTGGAACAAGACTTTATCCAATCACAAAAGGAGTTAGTAAACAACTAGTTCCAATCTATGATAAACCTATGATATATTATCCTTTGTCTGTTTTAATGCTTGCTGGTATTAAAGAGGTTCTTATTATTACAACTCCTCAAGATCAACCTAGTTTTATTAATCTTCTAGGAGATGGAAGTGAGCTTGGTATCAGATTTGAATATGTAGTTCAACCAAGCCCTGATGGTTTAGCTCAAGCATTTATCTTAGGTGAAGAGTTTTTAGCTGGTGATGATGCTTGTTTAGTTTTAGGTGATAATATTTTTTATGGTCATGGATTAACAGAACTATTAGCTAAAAGTATAAAAAATATTAAAGATGAGAATAAAGCAACTGTATTTGGTTATTATGTTTCGGATCCTCAAAGATATGGAGTTGCAGAGTTTAATGAAAATGGTGATGTAATCTCTATTGAAGAGAAACCAAAAGAGCCAAAATCAAACTATGCTGTTGTAGGACTATACTTTTACCCAAATGATGTAGTAAAAAAAGCTAAAGATGTAAAACCAAGTGACAGAGGTGAACTAGAAATTACAACTTTAAATCAAGATTATCTAAATGAAAATAGATTAAAAGTAGAACTAATGGGAAGAGGGTACGCTTGGCTTGATACTGGAACTCATGAATCACTACTTGAAGCATCTTCATTTATTCAAACAATTGAAAATAGACAAAGTCTAAAAGTAGCCTGTCTTGAAGAAATAGCTTATGAGATGGGATATATAAGTAAAGAAAAACTTCTTGAACTAGCAGAACCTCTAAAGAAAAATCAATATGGTCAATATTTAATCTCTAGAGCAAATCAACCAAGAAGGATGAAATAGTTATGACATTTACAAGAACAGCTATTCCTGATGTTGTAATTATTGAACCAAAAGTTCATGGAGACTCAAGAGGTTACTTTGTAGAGACTTTTGTGAGCAATAAGCTAGAAGAGTTTTTAGGATATAAAATAAACTTCTGCCAAGATAATGAATCAAAAAGCTCTAAAGGAGTTCTTCGAGGTCTTCATTATCAACTTCCACCTCATGCACAAACAAAGTTAGTGCGAGTAATTCACGGAAGAGTTCTTGATGTTGCAGTTGATATACGAAAAAATTCTCCTACATTTGGAAAGTATGTAGCAGTAGAGTTAAGTGGCGAAAATAAAAAACAACTACTAATTCCACGAGGATTTGCTCATGGATTTGTAGTACTTGAAGATGATACCATATTTGCTTATAAAGTAGATAATTACTACAGCCCACAATGTGATAGAGGAATAGCTTTTGATGATAAAAATCTAAATATAGATTGGATTTTAAATCATAATGAATTAAACCTATCTGCTAAAGATACAAAACAACCAAAACTAAATGAAACAAATGATTTATTTGAATTTGGAGTAGATTATTATGCTTAATTCAAACTCTTTAACTACTACTTACAATATACTTGTAACAGGTTCAAATGGACAAGTTGGAAGTGAAATAAAAGAACTTGCTTCAAAGTATTCTTATAACTTTTTTTTCACAGATAGAAATAATATAGATATTACTTCTAAAGATGATATAAGAAAATTCTGCCAAACAAATAGTATAAATGTAATTATTAACTGTGCAGCATATACAGCTGTGGATAAAGCCCAAAGTGATATTGAAAATGCAGATTTAGTAAATAGAAAAGCTGTTAAAAAATTATCAATCATTGCCAAAGAGCTAAATATAAAACTAATTCATATCTCTACAGATTATGTATTTGATGGTAAAAACTTTAAACCATATGTTGAAGAGTTTCAAACAAATCCACAATCAGTTTATGGTAAAACAAAACTTGATGGCGAAAATGAAATCAGAGATATAAATCCATTAAACTCTATAATTATACGAACTTCTTGGGTTTATTCATATTACGGTAATAACTTTGTAAAAACAATGCTTCGATTAGGAAAAGAAAAAGAAGAATTAGGTGTAATATTTGATCAAGTTGGAACTCCTACTTATGCAAAAGATTTAGCTAAAACTATTCTTGATATCATTCCACAAATAGAAAACTCAAAAGTAGAAATCTATAATTACTCAAATGAAGGAGTTCTATCTTGGTATGATTTTGCCAAAGAGATAATGAAAATGGCAAAATTAAATTGTAAAATAAACCCAATAGAGACATATCAATACCCAACTCCTGCAAAACGACCTCATTTCTCACTTTTAAATAAAAGTAAGATAAAATCAAAATTCAATTTAGAAATACCATACTGGAAAGATGGATTAGACGATTGCTTAAAGAGATTAGGTGAAAGAAAATAGGGGAAAATAAAATGTTTAATAATAACAGTAAAACAATACTTGTAACTGGATGTGCAGGGTTTATTGGTAGTAACTTTGTGCCATATTTTTTAGAAAAATACCCAAACTATAATTTGGTAAATTTAGATCTTTTAACTTATGCTGGAGATTTGGAAAATCTAAAAGAGTGTGAAAATAATCCTCGCTATAAATTTATAAAAGGTGATATCTGTAATAGAGAATTAGTTGAATTTATATTTAATGAATATGATATAAAAGGTGTTATTCACTTTGCAGCTGAATCTCATGTTGATAATTCTATTAAAAACCCAGGTGTGTTTGTTCAAACAAATGTAAATGGAACATTTACTCTAATTGATGTTGCTTATAAATATTGGATGAATAAACCATTTACTTATAAATCAGAATATCAAGACTGTAGATTTCATCATATCTCAACAGATGAAGTATATGGAACGCTTAGTCTAGATCCAAATGATCTATTTACTGAAAAAACACCATACTCTCCAAACTCTCCATACTCTGCAAGTAAAGCTTCATCTGATATGATTATAAGAGCATATAATGAAACCTATGGATTAAATACAGTTATTACAAACTGCTCAAATAACTATGGTCCAAAACAACATGATGAAAAATTAATTCCAACAATTATAAGAAATGCTCTTTTGGGAAATCCAATTCCAATTTATGGTGATGGAAAGAATATAAGAGATTGGTTGTATGTACTTGATCATTGTAAAGGTATAGATCTTGTTTATCATAAAGGCAAAACAGGTGAGACATATAATATTGGTGGAAGAAATGAGAGAACAAATCTTCAAATAGTGGATACTATTACTACAATATTAGATAAAGAAGTTCCACAACCAAACTTCTCATACAAAAGTTTAATAACTTTTGTAGAAGATAGAGCAGGACATGATAGAAGATATGCAATAGATGCAAGTAAACTAGAGAATGAATTAGGTTGGAAAGCAGATGAGAATTTTGATACAGGAATTGTAAAAACAATAGAGTGGTATTTAAAAAAATATGGAAAATAATTTAAAATGTTCAATAATAATATCTGTATATAAAGATACAGATAGCTTAGATTTAATATTAGAATCTTTGATTAATCAAACAATTATTCCAAATGAAGTTATTATTTCTGAAGATGGAAATAGTAAAGAAATGGTTGAATATGTTAAGGTTGCTAAAGATAAATATAAAAAATTAGATATCGTACATTTATATCAAGAAGATATTGGCTGGAGGAAGAATATAGCACTAAATAGAGCTATTGTTGCTTCAAAATATGAGTATTTGATTTTTATAGATGGTGATTGTGTACCATTTGATGATTTTATAGAGAATCATATTATGCAAGCTTCTAAAAAAATAGTTTTAGCTGGTAAAAGAGTAGAGTTAGGTGATCAGATAACAAAAGAGATTCGTTCTAAAAAATTAACAGTTTCAAAATTAACTAATAATTATTGGTTATATGCAATAAAATTAATAAAAGATAAAACTAGGCATTTGGAAGATATTTTACACATTTCTTATAAATCATTTTTGGCTCCATTTATAAAGAAAGAGGTTAATTACATTATTGGTTGTAATTGGTCTGCATTTAAAGAAGATATTTTATCAATTAATGGTTTTGATGAAACATATGCCTTACCATCAGTTGGTGAAGATGTGGATTTAGGATGGAGATTTAGAGGATTAGGAATAGAGCTTAAATCTTGTAGATATAATGCAAATATTGTACACTTATATCATAAAAAAAGATTTGATAGTTCTCAAGGGATTATAAATAATGCTATTTTGAAAAAAAATTTTGACGCAAATAAGTTTGTTTGTGATAATGGAATAGTTAAAAAGGATAATTTTTGATAAAACTTGCAGCTTGTGTAGTATTGTATAATCCAGATGATACTATTTTTGAAAATATTTTAACTTATGGGAATTATGTAGATAAGTTAATAGTTATTGATAATTCATTAAAAAAGAATAATCTTTTAATAGATAAGTTGAGTGAAGTTTTTGAATCAAAATTAGTTTATATAGATAATAATGATAATTTAGGTATAGCAACTGCTTTGAATCAAGCTTGTGATAAAGCTATAGAACTTAAATTTAAATGGATTCTTACTATGGATCAAGATAGTTCATTTATAAATTTTGACCACTATAAAAAATGCTTAGAAAAAGTACAAAATGTAAATAATGTAGCATTATTGGCAGCAAATACAGATAAAGAAGGTTATTCAAACTTCGATAAAAACGGGTGTAGTTGCAATTATAGAGAAGATAAATTCAGTGTTATAACATCTGCAAATATAGTTAATCTTGAATATTTTGAAGAAATAGGTAGATTTAATGATAAACTTTTTATAGATATGGTTGATTATGACTATTGTCTTAGAATTAATATTAAAAAATTTAAAATATTGTATTTCCCTGATGTTTTTGTAGAACATAAGTTAGGAGAAGTACACTTAAGAACTAATATTTTTACAAGAAAAAAGAAGTATAAAACCGAACATAATGCTCAAAGAGCTTATTATATAGCAAGAAATTATCTATATGTAGCAAGAAATTATGGAAAATACTTTCCTAATGATGTTGGAATGTTACATATATTAAATATAGTATTTATACATGATGTTACAAAAATCTTAATATATGAAATAGATAAATGGAATAAGTTAAAAGCTAAGTTTATCGGTTTATATCATTTTATTATAAATAGATATGGAAAGTATAATTTAAAGTAAATATTATGGTAGATATATCTTTTATAACAATCAATTATAATTCTTCACAATATACTATTAGTTTAGTTGAAAGTATAATCAAAAATAGTTCTGATATTTTATATGAAATAATTATTGTAGATAATGCTTCTAAAAAAGACGATTTATTTAAGTTAAAAAATTTTGTTAGTGATAAAATTAATATAAAATTAATAGAGAATTCTATTAATAGCGGTTTTGCAAGTGGAAATATGCTAGGTATAAACTATGCAAAAGGAAAATATTATTTTTTTATAAATAATGATTGTACTCTTTTAAATAATACTTCAAAAATTTTAAAAGATTTTTTAGATTTTAATGAAGATGTTGGATTAGCAACCGCAAAAGTTTTGGATAATAATGGTAACTACTCATCTTCATACAAACAATTTCCACATTTAATAAAACAGTTATTTGGAAATAGTATTCAAAGAATTATTTCAAAAAATAGATTTCCAAGTAATAAAATAAAGATTGAAAAGAACTCTCAAGTTGAAGTAATAAGCGGTTCTTGTATGTTTTTTAGAAAAGATGTTTTTTGTAGCATTGGTGGCTTTGATACTGTTTTTTTTCTTTATTGTGAAGAAGAAGATATTTGTAAAAGAGTTTGGGATTTTGGTAAAAAAGTTTATTTTATTCCTAAAGCAGAAGTTTTTCATGAAGCAGGAGGAAGTACAGAAAAAAGTTTTGAGATAGAACGAGAATTTTATATATCTTATTATCACCTGCTAGATAAACATTATAACTTTTTGGAAATTTTTTTATTTAAAATAGCACTTTTTATAAAATTATTTTTTAGAATATTCAAAAAGAAAAATGGATTTAAAATATTTTTAACAGCAATTCAAGGTTTTTCTATAAAAAGTAGTTTGAGATACCAACAAAAAGTAAACAATTAAGGAGCCCAATAAGTGTTATTTAACTCATACGAATTCATATTTTTATTTTTACCAATAACTTTTATACTCTATTTTTATCTATTAAGCCAAAGATTAATTCTTGGTGCAAAGATATTTTTAGTAATAGCAAGTTTGTTTTTCTATGGATATTGGAA
Above is a genomic segment from Aliarcobacter cryaerophilus containing:
- the rfbB gene encoding dTDP-glucose 4,6-dehydratase; its protein translation is MFNNNSKTILVTGCAGFIGSNFVPYFLEKYPNYNLVNLDLLTYAGDLENLKECENNPRYKFIKGDICNRELVEFIFNEYDIKGVIHFAAESHVDNSIKNPGVFVQTNVNGTFTLIDVAYKYWMNKPFTYKSEYQDCRFHHISTDEVYGTLSLDPNDLFTEKTPYSPNSPYSASKASSDMIIRAYNETYGLNTVITNCSNNYGPKQHDEKLIPTIIRNALLGNPIPIYGDGKNIRDWLYVLDHCKGIDLVYHKGKTGETYNIGGRNERTNLQIVDTITTILDKEVPQPNFSYKSLITFVEDRAGHDRRYAIDASKLENELGWKADENFDTGIVKTIEWYLKKYGK
- the rfbC gene encoding dTDP-4-dehydrorhamnose 3,5-epimerase, coding for MTFTRTAIPDVVIIEPKVHGDSRGYFVETFVSNKLEEFLGYKINFCQDNESKSSKGVLRGLHYQLPPHAQTKLVRVIHGRVLDVAVDIRKNSPTFGKYVAVELSGENKKQLLIPRGFAHGFVVLEDDTIFAYKVDNYYSPQCDRGIAFDDKNLNIDWILNHNELNLSAKDTKQPKLNETNDLFEFGVDYYA
- a CDS encoding glycosyltransferase family 2 protein, with protein sequence MVDISFITINYNSSQYTISLVESIIKNSSDILYEIIIVDNASKKDDLFKLKNFVSDKINIKLIENSINSGFASGNMLGINYAKGKYYFFINNDCTLLNNTSKILKDFLDFNEDVGLATAKVLDNNGNYSSSYKQFPHLIKQLFGNSIQRIISKNRFPSNKIKIEKNSQVEVISGSCMFFRKDVFCSIGGFDTVFFLYCEEEDICKRVWDFGKKVYFIPKAEVFHEAGGSTEKSFEIEREFYISYYHLLDKHYNFLEIFLFKIALFIKLFFRIFKKKNGFKIFLTAIQGFSIKSSLRYQQKVNN
- the rfbD gene encoding dTDP-4-dehydrorhamnose reductase, yielding MLNSNSLTTTYNILVTGSNGQVGSEIKELASKYSYNFFFTDRNNIDITSKDDIRKFCQTNSINVIINCAAYTAVDKAQSDIENADLVNRKAVKKLSIIAKELNIKLIHISTDYVFDGKNFKPYVEEFQTNPQSVYGKTKLDGENEIRDINPLNSIIIRTSWVYSYYGNNFVKTMLRLGKEKEELGVIFDQVGTPTYAKDLAKTILDIIPQIENSKVEIYNYSNEGVLSWYDFAKEIMKMAKLNCKINPIETYQYPTPAKRPHFSLLNKSKIKSKFNLEIPYWKDGLDDCLKRLGERK
- a CDS encoding glycosyltransferase, with product MIKLAACVVLYNPDDTIFENILTYGNYVDKLIVIDNSLKKNNLLIDKLSEVFESKLVYIDNNDNLGIATALNQACDKAIELKFKWILTMDQDSSFINFDHYKKCLEKVQNVNNVALLAANTDKEGYSNFDKNGCSCNYREDKFSVITSANIVNLEYFEEIGRFNDKLFIDMVDYDYCLRINIKKFKILYFPDVFVEHKLGEVHLRTNIFTRKKKYKTEHNAQRAYYIARNYLYVARNYGKYFPNDVGMLHILNIVFIHDVTKILIYEIDKWNKLKAKFIGLYHFIINRYGKYNLK
- a CDS encoding glycosyltransferase; this encodes MENNLKCSIIISVYKDTDSLDLILESLINQTIIPNEVIISEDGNSKEMVEYVKVAKDKYKKLDIVHLYQEDIGWRKNIALNRAIVASKYEYLIFIDGDCVPFDDFIENHIMQASKKIVLAGKRVELGDQITKEIRSKKLTVSKLTNNYWLYAIKLIKDKTRHLEDILHISYKSFLAPFIKKEVNYIIGCNWSAFKEDILSINGFDETYALPSVGEDVDLGWRFRGLGIELKSCRYNANIVHLYHKKRFDSSQGIINNAILKKNFDANKFVCDNGIVKKDNF